A single window of Helicobacter pylori NCTC 11637 = CCUG 17874 = ATCC 43504 = JCM 12093 DNA harbors:
- a CDS encoding methylated-DNA--[protein]-cysteine S-methyltransferase — translation MVLYHYYFKTPKSFPLEYLHLCANESHLLRLDFDTANFSHNTPMNAPLKLSVQALERYFLGQLFEFNMPLDLIGTPFQKQVWSALMTIPYGKTKSYDEIAKLINNPKSCRAVGNANHNNPISLIVPCHRMVRKNGALGGYNGGIEVKKWLLEFESKILNQQVKNSLIS, via the coding sequence ATGGTTTTATACCACTACTATTTTAAGACCCCTAAGAGTTTCCCTTTAGAGTATTTGCATTTGTGCGCTAATGAGAGCCATTTGTTGAGATTGGATTTTGATACGGCCAATTTTTCTCATAACACCCCTATGAATGCCCCATTAAAACTCAGCGTTCAAGCCTTAGAGCGTTATTTCTTGGGACAACTTTTTGAATTTAATATGCCTTTAGATTTGATAGGAACTCCCTTTCAAAAACAAGTTTGGTCTGCGTTAATGACTATCCCTTATGGCAAGACAAAAAGTTACGATGAAATCGCAAAGCTCATTAATAACCCTAAATCTTGCAGAGCTGTTGGCAACGCTAATCATAATAACCCTATTTCTTTGATCGTGCCTTGTCATAGAATGGTGCGTAAAAATGGCGCTTTAGGGGGATATAATGGGGGCATAGAAGTCAAAAAGTGGCTGTTAGAATTTGAAAGCAAAATTTTAAACCAACAAGTTAAAAA
- a CDS encoding Gfo/Idh/MocA family protein, with translation MLFAMIGSGGFIAPKHLQAIRDTGHFLDCSFDIHDSVGVLDEYFPQSEFFTNIEDFENHLEQSRAMGKEINYLSVCTPTHTHFDHIRFGLKYGMHVICEKPLVLDPSEIQELKDLEVKHQKRVFSLLPLRLHCDTLALKEKIKSELDKNPSKVFDITLTYISVQGKWYFSSWRADVNRSGGLATQMGINIFDALIYLFGGVKDKVINREEPDCVGGILFLEHAKIRWFFSINPEHMGVAKEKVYHKMILEGEEVNLTQSFDNLYIESYKQILAQGGFGLDDAMASIKLAYELRNLSVSEPNEDSHALCCKNKTDQ, from the coding sequence ATGCTTTTTGCGATGATTGGTTCAGGGGGGTTTATCGCTCCCAAGCACTTGCAAGCGATTAGAGATACAGGGCATTTTTTGGATTGCTCTTTTGATATTCATGATAGCGTGGGGGTTTTAGATGAGTATTTCCCGCAATCAGAGTTTTTTACCAATATTGAAGATTTTGAAAATCATTTAGAGCAATCTAGGGCTATGGGTAAAGAAATCAACTATTTGAGTGTTTGCACGCCCACGCACACGCATTTTGATCACATCCGTTTCGGGCTAAAATACGGCATGCATGTGATTTGTGAAAAACCCTTAGTTTTAGACCCTAGCGAAATACAAGAATTGAAAGATTTAGAGGTGAAACACCAAAAAAGGGTGTTTAGTCTTTTGCCCTTGCGCCTGCATTGCGACACGCTGGCTTTGAAAGAAAAAATTAAGAGCGAATTAGACAAAAACCCTAGCAAGGTGTTTGACATCACGCTCACTTATATCAGCGTTCAAGGGAAATGGTATTTTTCTTCATGGCGAGCGGATGTGAATAGGAGCGGGGGGTTAGCCACTCAAATGGGCATAAACATTTTTGATGCTTTAATCTATTTGTTTGGAGGCGTTAAAGACAAGGTTATCAATAGAGAAGAGCCTGATTGCGTAGGGGGGATACTCTTTTTAGAGCATGCCAAAATAAGATGGTTTTTTTCCATCAATCCAGAACACATGGGAGTGGCTAAAGAAAAGGTTTATCATAAAATGATCCTAGAGGGCGAAGAAGTCAATCTCACGCAGAGCTTTGATAACCTGTATATAGAAAGCTACAAACAGATTTTAGCTCAAGGGGGGTTTGGCTTGGATGACGCTATGGCGTCTATTAAATTGGCTTATGAATTAAGAAACCTTTCAGTCAGCGAACCCAATGAAGATTCGCATGCTTTGTGTTGCAAAAACAAAACAGACCAATAA
- a CDS encoding sulfite exporter TauE/SafE family protein has protein sequence MDIYALYIAIGLFTGILSGIFGIGGGLIIVPIMLATGHSFEESIGISILQMALSSFVGSVLNFKKKSLDFSLGLLIGAGGLIGASFSGFVLKIVSSKILMVIFALLVVYSMIQFVLKPKKKDFIADNKRYPLQGLKLFLIGALTGFFAITLGIGGGMLMVPLMHYFLGYDSKKCVALGLFFILFSSISGAFSLMYHHIINKEVLVAGAIVGLGSVMGVSIGIKWIMGLLNEKIHKALILGVYGLSLLIILYKLFF, from the coding sequence ATGGATATTTATGCGTTATACATAGCGATAGGGCTTTTTACTGGCATTCTATCAGGGATTTTTGGCATTGGTGGGGGGTTGATCATTGTCCCTATCATGCTCGCAACCGGGCATTCTTTTGAAGAATCCATTGGGATTTCCATTTTGCAAATGGCGCTTTCATCGTTTGTTGGCTCTGTTTTGAATTTCAAAAAAAAATCGCTTGATTTTTCTTTAGGCTTGTTGATAGGGGCAGGGGGGCTGATAGGGGCGAGTTTTAGCGGATTTGTTTTAAAAATCGTTTCCAGTAAAATTTTAATGGTTATTTTCGCGCTTTTAGTCGTGTATTCTATGATCCAATTTGTTTTGAAACCCAAAAAAAAAGATTTTATAGCGGATAATAAACGCTATCCTTTGCAAGGTTTAAAATTATTCTTAATTGGCGCGCTCACAGGGTTTTTTGCCATCACTTTAGGGATTGGTGGGGGGATGCTCATGGTGCCTTTGATGCATTATTTTTTAGGGTATGATTCTAAAAAATGCGTAGCGCTAGGGTTATTTTTCATCTTGTTTTCTTCTATTTCAGGAGCTTTTTCTTTAATGTATCATCACATCATCAATAAAGAGGTGCTAGTAGCAGGGGCGATTGTGGGCTTAGGCTCTGTTATGGGCGTGAGCATTGGGATTAAATGGATCATGGGGCTTTTGAATGAAAAAATACATAAAGCTTTGATTTTAGGGGTGTATGGTTTGTCGTTATTGATTATTTTATACAAACTCTTTTTTTAA